In Mesorhizobium sp., one DNA window encodes the following:
- the mmsB gene encoding multiple monosaccharide ABC transporter permease — protein sequence MSTETAAPVVSPAKASAQDAIKSNLREYGLIIALIAIMLFFQFTTSGILFKPVNLTNLVLQNSYIVVMALGMLLVIVAGHIDLSVGAVAGFVGAAAAVLMVDYGVNPFLAAAICIALGAVIGGAQGYFVAYMKIPSFIVTLAGMLVFKGLLLWLLGGRSLGPFPTEFQMLSAGFIPDVVGPWTIVAPTPNAAGNPTPGTGIVLHATTMIIGILIVALMLWFALKSRRDRESHGYEAEPFAFFIAKNVVLAGIILFLMYKFASYKGLPNVLIVMGVLIAGFVFLTKRMTFGRRIYAMGGNIKAAALSGINTERLTFYIFSIMGALAGLAGLIYAARLNQATPKAGAGMELDVIAAVFVGGASAMGGVGEVAGAVIGAFIMGVMNNGMGIMGINIDWQQVIKGLVLLGAVAFDLYNKKKA from the coding sequence ATGAGCACCGAAACCGCCGCACCCGTCGTCAGCCCGGCCAAGGCCTCGGCGCAGGACGCGATCAAGTCGAACCTGCGCGAATACGGGCTGATCATCGCGCTGATCGCGATCATGCTGTTCTTCCAGTTCACCACCAGCGGCATTCTGTTCAAGCCGGTCAACCTGACCAATCTGGTGCTGCAGAACTCCTATATCGTGGTGATGGCGCTCGGCATGCTGCTGGTCATCGTCGCCGGGCACATCGACCTGTCGGTTGGTGCGGTCGCGGGCTTCGTCGGCGCGGCCGCCGCGGTCCTGATGGTCGACTACGGCGTCAACCCCTTTCTCGCGGCGGCGATCTGCATTGCGCTCGGCGCGGTCATCGGCGGCGCGCAGGGCTATTTCGTCGCCTATATGAAGATCCCCTCCTTCATCGTGACGCTGGCGGGCATGCTGGTGTTCAAGGGCCTGCTTTTGTGGCTGCTCGGCGGCCGCTCGCTCGGCCCCTTCCCGACCGAATTCCAGATGCTGTCGGCCGGCTTCATTCCCGATGTCGTCGGTCCCTGGACGATCGTCGCCCCGACGCCCAATGCGGCCGGCAACCCGACGCCCGGCACCGGCATCGTGCTGCATGCGACCACGATGATCATCGGCATCCTCATCGTCGCGCTGATGCTCTGGTTCGCGCTGAAGAGCCGGCGCGACCGCGAGAGCCACGGCTACGAGGCCGAGCCCTTCGCCTTCTTCATCGCCAAGAACGTCGTCTTGGCCGGCATCATCCTGTTCCTGATGTACAAGTTCGCCTCGTACAAGGGCCTGCCCAACGTGCTGATCGTCATGGGTGTGCTGATCGCCGGCTTCGTCTTCCTGACCAAGCGGATGACCTTCGGCCGCCGCATCTATGCGATGGGCGGCAACATCAAGGCCGCAGCCCTGTCGGGCATCAACACCGAGCGGCTGACCTTCTACATCTTCTCCATCATGGGGGCGCTGGCGGGTCTTGCCGGCCTGATCTACGCCGCCCGCCTCAACCAGGCGACGCCGAAGGCGGGCGCGGGCATGGAGCTCGACGTCATCGCCGCGGTCTTCGTCGGCGGCGCGTCGGCCATGGGCGGCGTCGGCGAGGTCGCGGGCGCGGTGATCGGCGCCTTCATCATGGGCGTGATGAACAACGGAATGGGGATCATGGGCATCAACATCGACTGGCAGCAGGTCATCAAGGGGCTGGTGCTGCTCGGCGCGGTGGCCTTCGATCTCTACAACAAGAAGAAGGCGTAA
- the mmsA gene encoding multiple monosaccharide ABC transporter ATP-binding protein → MDDIILEMRNITKTFPGVKALENVSLQVRRRDIHAICGENGAGKSTLMKVLSGVYPFGSYSGDIQFEGKECRFTGIHDSEKLGIVIIHQELALVPMLSIAENMFLGNEQATAGVIDWNKVRRRAGELLRKVGLREDPDTLITNIGTGKQQLVEIAKALAKDVKLLILDEPTASLSEKDSQALLDLLLEFKAQGMTSIMISHKLNEIKRIADRITVIRDGQTIETMDKADVTEDRIVTSMVGRTLENRYPPRDPKIGETIFEVRNWSVHHPLHPERQVIKNVDLHVKQGEVVGIAGLMGAGRTEFAMSVFGRAWGVNITGEVFLHGKKADTSTVNKAVAAGLAYATEDRKIYGLNLIDHIKHNVTIANLPAVSSKAGVIDDMGELKVANEYRRKTNIRSSSVYQIAGNLSGGNQQKVVLSKWLFANPDVLILDEPTRGIDVGAKYEIYTIIGKLAAEGKGVLVISSEMPELLGICDRIYVLNEGRVVGEMQAAEASQEKIMRAIMRGHAREEQLERAAS, encoded by the coding sequence TTGGACGACATCATCCTCGAGATGCGCAACATCACCAAGACGTTTCCCGGCGTGAAGGCGCTGGAGAACGTCAGCCTGCAGGTTCGCCGCCGCGACATCCACGCCATCTGCGGCGAGAACGGCGCCGGCAAGTCGACCCTGATGAAGGTGCTGTCGGGCGTCTATCCCTTCGGCAGCTATTCGGGCGACATCCAATTCGAGGGCAAGGAATGCCGATTCACCGGCATCCACGATTCCGAAAAGCTCGGTATCGTCATCATCCACCAGGAACTCGCTCTGGTGCCCATGCTCTCGATCGCCGAGAACATGTTCCTCGGCAACGAGCAGGCGACCGCCGGCGTCATCGACTGGAACAAGGTGCGCCGCCGCGCCGGCGAGCTCCTGCGCAAGGTCGGATTGCGCGAGGATCCCGACACGCTGATCACCAATATCGGCACCGGCAAGCAGCAGTTGGTCGAAATCGCCAAGGCGCTGGCCAAGGACGTCAAGCTCCTGATCCTCGACGAGCCGACCGCCTCGCTTTCCGAGAAGGACAGCCAGGCGCTGCTCGACCTCCTGCTCGAGTTCAAGGCGCAGGGCATGACCTCGATCATGATCTCGCACAAGCTCAACGAAATCAAACGCATCGCCGACAGGATCACGGTCATCCGCGACGGTCAGACGATCGAGACGATGGACAAGGCCGACGTCACCGAGGACCGCATCGTCACCTCGATGGTCGGCCGGACGCTGGAGAACCGCTACCCGCCGCGCGACCCGAAGATCGGCGAGACGATCTTCGAGGTGAGGAACTGGTCGGTCCATCACCCGCTCCATCCCGAGCGCCAGGTGATCAAGAACGTCGATCTGCACGTCAAGCAGGGCGAGGTCGTCGGCATCGCCGGGCTGATGGGTGCCGGCCGCACCGAATTCGCCATGAGCGTGTTCGGCCGGGCCTGGGGCGTCAACATCACCGGCGAGGTCTTCCTGCACGGCAAGAAGGCGGACACGTCGACCGTCAACAAGGCGGTCGCGGCCGGTCTTGCCTATGCTACCGAGGACCGCAAGATCTACGGCCTCAACCTGATCGACCACATCAAGCACAACGTCACGATCGCCAACCTGCCGGCCGTCTCGTCGAAGGCCGGCGTGATCGACGACATGGGCGAACTGAAGGTCGCCAACGAATACCGCCGCAAGACCAATATCCGCTCGTCCTCGGTCTACCAGATCGCCGGCAATCTTTCGGGCGGCAACCAGCAGAAGGTCGTGCTGTCGAAGTGGCTGTTCGCCAACCCGGACGTGCTGATCCTCGACGAGCCGACGCGCGGCATCGACGTCGGCGCGAAATACGAGATCTACACGATCATCGGCAAGCTCGCGGCGGAGGGCAAGGGCGTCCTCGTCATCTCGTCCGAAATGCCGGAACTGCTGGGCATCTGCGATCGCATCTACGTGCTCAACGAGGGCCGCGTCGTCGGGGAGATGCAGGCGGCAGAGGCCAGCCAGGAGAAGATCATGCGGGCGATCATGCGCGGCCATGCCCGGGAGGAACAGTTGGAAAGGGCAGCGTCATGA
- the araD1 gene encoding AraD1 family protein, protein MLLSQIVDETGRIRVLARHEDRVRLVEGAASVYALALEAARTNKGLRELVLQRGLGADVDLELAYRQGRVRPPIHHPDPAHLHLTGTGLTHLGSASARDAMHKKLETGEETLTDSMKMFRMGLEGGKPGGGAPGVQPEWFYKGNGSMVAAPGAPLVSPAFAEDAGEEPEIAGIYVIGDDGTPFRVGFALSNEFSDHVTERVNYLYLAHSKLRNAAFGPEILIGPLPADVRGQSRIRRKGVTIWEKPFLSGEDNMSHTIANLEHHHFKYGLFRQPGDVHVHMFGTATLSFADGIRTGPGDVFEIEADGFGLPLRNPLEIEKPAPVTVRAL, encoded by the coding sequence ATGCTTTTGTCCCAGATTGTCGACGAGACCGGCCGCATCCGGGTGCTGGCGCGCCACGAGGATCGCGTGCGGCTGGTGGAGGGCGCGGCATCCGTCTATGCACTGGCGCTCGAGGCGGCGCGGACCAACAAGGGGCTGCGGGAGCTGGTCTTGCAGCGCGGACTGGGCGCCGACGTCGACCTCGAGCTCGCCTATCGCCAGGGCCGCGTGCGCCCGCCGATCCACCACCCGGATCCCGCCCACCTGCACCTCACCGGCACGGGCCTCACCCATCTCGGCTCGGCGTCCGCGCGTGACGCCATGCACAAGAAGCTCGAGACCGGCGAGGAGACGCTGACCGATTCCATGAAGATGTTCCGCATGGGCCTCGAAGGCGGCAAGCCCGGCGGCGGCGCGCCGGGCGTCCAGCCGGAATGGTTCTACAAGGGCAATGGCTCGATGGTGGCCGCCCCCGGCGCCCCGCTCGTCTCGCCCGCCTTCGCCGAGGACGCGGGCGAGGAGCCCGAGATCGCCGGCATCTACGTCATCGGGGACGACGGCACGCCCTTCCGCGTCGGTTTCGCGCTGTCGAACGAATTTTCGGACCACGTCACCGAGCGCGTCAATTATCTCTATCTGGCGCACTCCAAGCTGCGCAACGCCGCCTTCGGCCCCGAGATCCTGATCGGCCCCTTGCCCGCCGACGTTCGCGGCCAGTCGCGCATCCGCCGCAAGGGCGTGACCATCTGGGAGAAGCCGTTCCTGTCGGGCGAGGACAACATGTCCCACACCATCGCCAATCTGGAGCACCACCATTTCAAATACGGCCTGTTCCGACAGCCGGGCGACGTGCACGTGCACATGTTCGGCACCGCGACGCTGTCCTTCGCCGACGGCATCCGCACCGGGCCGGGCGACGTGTTCGAGATCGAGGCCGACGGCTTCGGCCTGCCGCTGCGCAATCCGCTGGAGATCGAGAAGCCGGCGCCGGTGACGGTGCGGGCGCTGTAA